CGCTCGAGTGGCTGGTAGCCTGGGGTTGGTCACTGGACGGCCTCAGGGACTGCGTGGCCACCGGCATCCAGTCGGTGCGGGACTGCGACAGCACGGCCGTGGTCACCGTGGCCTGCCTGCTGGTCCTGTTCGTGTGGTACTGTTACCACGTGGGCAGGGAGCAGCCGCGGCCCTACGTGTCGGTGAACGCGCTCATGCAGGGCGCCGAGGCGCACGGGCTGCAGAATGGCTTCGCCTACTGCCAGGCGCCCGAGTGCGTGCGCTGCACCCACGAGGGCCTCAACCAGAAGCTCTACCACAACCTGCAGGAGTACGCCAAGCGCTACTCGTGGTCCGGCATGGGCCGCATCCACAAGGGCATCCGCGAGCAGGGCCGCTACCTCAGCAGCCGGCCCTCCATCCAGAAGCCCGAGGTCTTCTTCCTGCCCGACCTGCCCACCTCGCCCTACTTCTCCCGGGACGCGCAGAAGCACGACGTGGAGCTGCTCGAGCGGAACTTCCAGACCGTCCTGTGCGAGTTCGAGGCCCTCTACAAGGCCTTCTCGAACTGCAGCCTCCCGCAGGGCTGGAAGCTCAACAGCACCCCCAGCGGGGAGTGGCTCACCTTTTACTTGGTCAATCAGGGGGTTTGCGTCCCCAGGAACTGCAGGAAGTGCCCACGGACGTACCGCTTGCTCGGAAGCCTTCGGACCTGTATTGGGAACAATGTTTTTGGAAATGCGTGCATCTCCGTGCTGAGCCCCGGGACTGTGATCACGGAGCACTACGGGCCCACGAACATCCGCATCCGGTGCCACTTAGGTAGGTGGCGGGGACAGGGGTCCGCGGCCTGCACGCGCGTGTAGTACGGCGCCTCTGCCGTCGGAGAAAGGAAACACCGCGGCTCGGAGAGCCAGACGTGTGCCTTAGGCTCGCGGTGCTTTTACCGGAGGTGGATGATATTGTGTTAGTAGTTGGGACAGCAGCAGCTGAGTCCTGGAAGGAATTTGTCGTCACTGTGAACCTAgggttttgttcttgtttttttgggggggggagggttggGGGGGATTGAgcctagaggtgcttaaccactgaaccgcatccccacccctttttattttttgagacagggtctctaagttgcttaggcccttgctagttgctaaggctggttttgaaattgtgatcctcctttctcagcctcccacgtgcctgggattacaggtgtgcatcgcTGCACCGGGTCTAGTATAaacctaattattattttttatggttcTGGCAGTGGACTCAGGCTCTCAGATATGCTTAACACACACTCTAACATATGCCCTAAGCCAATGTCTGACAGACGCTGTGGCCAGAACTTTTTGCAGTGAGGAAAACGTTCTCCATCTTCATTGTCCAAAAGTATGTCCTAACCACCTTCAGCCCCAAGTGCTTGAACACGGCTGGAGTAACCGAAAGgttcaatttttaattgtttttgtttttgaggttcTGGGAACTAAACCAAGGGGTGCTCCAGTGCTAAGCCACaccctcatccctttttattttttattttgagtcagggtcttgctaagttgctgaggctgaccttgaacctgtgatcctcctgccccagcccccccctccagtggctgggattgcaggtgtgcatcaccatgcctggcttgatttCAGTTTTAATGGCCACATTTGGCCAGTGGCTACTGTCTCAGCCAACATAGCTCTAGAGCCAAAAGCTGTCACAAAGACCCTTGAGGTTCCTAGTGGCTTTAAGAGCCTGTGAAAGGTACGTTggtgcttcctgatcatcaaggAGGATGTGAGGCCTGGTGGGGAGTCCTGGGAGGTTGAAGTGTGTGTGTTCAGCAGTGGGGCAGGGTCTGGGGCAGGCCACCTGCACTGCGGCCGTCCCATGAGCTGGCTGCATATTTCACCTCTGAGCCTCCGCTTCCTCAGGTGGAAAGTGGAGGTCAATTGACGGTCTTCTGCAGAGCCAGCGTGACGCCCGGCCAGGGGATGTGTATCACAGAGCCTCTGCCATCAAGGCAGGCCTAACCACGGCCTGGTGAGTGGGGGTCTCAGTCCCCAGGATGCCTTGTTCCTGGTGGACTGTGACAGAGGCTGGCTCGGGGGCCGTGGATCAGTCACTCGTCTCCCAGGCTGGAGTGAGCCGAGATGGACAGTAGTAGCTTTAGGAAGGGACCACATGGCTTGGGCTTCAGAGGGGACAAGGAAAAGTGGAGTGGGGTTTCCTGAGTGTGCTCTGCAGGGGACCACGCTGGAGCTGCCCAGGGGAGCCCCCTGCAGCAGCCCTGCTCCCCGCCCTCTGGGTGGGGACTCACTCTAGAAGTCGCTGCTCCTAAGCTCCAGAGAAGAAAGGTCTAGACAGAGCCCTGGACGTGGTGGGGATGTCAAGAGCCAGGGCCGGGCAGGGGAGCTCCTGAGCCATGGTTTCGAGTCATGGTCAGTTGTGAGACTGGGTCTCCCTGGGCCCCAGAGTCCCCCCTGCAAAATGGAGAAGTTGGACTTACCTCCCAGGATGGCCGAGAGGATTGAAGGAGTGACATCCTGCTTGGCCACCCGGGACGGTGCCTGGCACACGTGGCTAAATGCTAGGTGGTAGCTGTCATGGTCAACCTGGTGTTGAGGGTGTGAGAAATGACCCGCAAGACGTGGTCACTGCCCTTGGGACATGGCAGATGAATGGCTTAGGGAACAAGCAGATCTGAACCCAGGCCTGGCCCCCTTCCCGGTGCCCTTGGGCAGGCCCGGGGCCTGTTGCCCCTCTGTGCTGGCGGAGCCACCTCCCTGCAGGGCTGCTCTAGAGCATCGGGCACACACCTTGGCAGGCGGGGCCAAGCAGGTCATCTGTGTGGCATGACGCTAAGCCAAGGGACGACGTGGTCAGTGAACCACTGGGCAGGGCTCCAGGCGCTCCGAGCTGTTGGAGGGAGCTGGCGCTGCAGGCAGGCTCTGGGCAggcgcgggggtggggggtgggggtgtgcctgacccgAGGGCGGAGGGGGCCTGCTGGGCTGAGTGCGGGCGCAGCCCTTCCTGGAACTTGGGCCGCCATGGCCAGGTGAGCTGTGGGCCAGGCAGCCAGAGGCCCCAGGCCAGCTGGGCATCGTGCTGttgaggggtgctggggatgggacccagggccgcGGGGGGAGGGCAGGCAGAGGCCCTGCAGGCAGATGTGGTGAAGTGCCAGGCTGATGCCGCCACCAAGGACGGGTAGCAAAGAAGTCCCCGTCACTACTGCCCCACCCCCGTGTgtcagcacccccccccccgccccgcacAGTGGACATCAGTGTAGAACAAGACTTCAGGCCCTGGGCATGGCCCTCCTGGGCCCAGCTGGTACTCGCAACAAAAGGGGGTCCTCCTGTACCCGCACAAGGTGTGGCTGGGTCCCCAGGGCCAAGGCCACCTCCAGGGCCAGGTTCCCCCACGTGCTCCTCACGCAACCAGGCCCACGTTGAAGTGCACCCCGTAACTTTGTGTGTTGGCCGAGCGGGTCCCCTCCTGCGGGTCCCCTCCTACAGCCACACTGGTGCCCGCTGTCCCAGCTGAAGGGAAGGAAGCACACAGTCCTGGGCCTCTGCTCCCTCCCCCGCCTCCTCGTCCCTGTCCCTCCACACCAGAGGGCCTCCAGCCGCTCTGGTGCTCTGTGGAGCGCTGGGCCCTGCTGTGAGCATCCTCTGGCTGTCGCTCCATGCTGACCACTCTGGGCCCACCGTCACCCCTGTGGGGCAGGCTGTGACAGGCCCTAGTACTGAGGCCCTCTCAGGGAGCAGCTCTAGACCCCGACTCACCAGGCAGATGTCCAAGAGTCATTGAGAAGACCAGAGTGTGCACAGCCACCCGGGCACAGGGAGGCCCTCCTGTCACTGTGGGTGTGGACGGGGCCCAGCCGTCCTACGGGAGGGGCCGGAGGACCAGCCTGtgttccctgccccctcccagtTGCTGGCCACCACCTCCTGAAGCAGGGGCTGCTGGGGGGACAGTTCCCGGTGTCTTCCTGCTTCCGTCAGGGTTGGTGGGACAAAGGAGCAAACTCGAGGCCACCAAGGATCCTGGGACAGGCGGGACTGTCCAAGGCCACGCAGGGCCCGTCTGTCCCCCGAGGGCCTCCCAAATGCTCTGGGGGGAGTCTTCCTCGTTTGTGCCCCCCAGGCTGGTCGatgggcagagggcaggaggccGGGGAGTGAGGACAGGGAAGGCCGTGGTCAGCCAGCTGCACCCCGCTGCCCTGGCGCAGCAGCAGTGAGTCCTGGAGGGGCCAGAGAAAGGGGAGCCTCCTTCCGAACCCCTGGGTGGACTGGCCCTGCGGAGAGTTCCCTCATCCCAAAGCCTTCGCAAGCAGCAGAGTGACGCCAGCTGAGCCGCTGAGCACCGTCCAGAGACGGACTGTTGGCAGTTTGAACACGGAGACCTCAGCCGTGAGCAGAGACCTCCGTGTAGCTGCTCGTGACCTGTGACTGTCATCAAAGTGTCCAGCAGCTACTATTTTTGGGTTCAAAACAGATCAGCCCCATCAAGGGCCAAATAGTAACTTTTCAGCAGATCCAATCACCGCTCCATTACTCCTAGAGTGATACGGTGGCCTCTGCGCAGTGTTTATGTGGCCCAGACCTGCGCAGTCAACCTTCAGTTACTGGTAACAAGGCTGCATAGCAGCCTTGGAAGGTACATATACTAATGTCCCCTTTTCACAGATGAGGATGgtaaggctcagagaggctgagtggctggcccagagtcacacagcacAGACAGGTCCGAGTTCATCATCTGTCCCAAGTCGTCTGTCCTTCCTACACCTCCATGTGATCTCCTCCAAGAGCCATCCACTTTGGCTTAAAGAGTACATAAAAATACTCCAGTTGCCAGAGAGAAAGAGTGTGTATTTTTGTCATAAGGACCCTGGATCCAGAGGGCATGCTGACTTGCTCAGGGTCACCCTTCCCTAGTGCATCAC
This is a stretch of genomic DNA from Ictidomys tridecemlineatus isolate mIctTri1 chromosome 2, mIctTri1.hap1, whole genome shotgun sequence. It encodes these proteins:
- the Asphd2 gene encoding aspartate beta-hydroxylase domain-containing protein 2, yielding MVWVPLGPQRTERLIWLHTPSNKSPKMSLEWLVAWGWSLDGLRDCVATGIQSVRDCDSTAVVTVACLLVLFVWYCYHVGREQPRPYVSVNALMQGAEAHGLQNGFAYCQAPECVRCTHEGLNQKLYHNLQEYAKRYSWSGMGRIHKGIREQGRYLSSRPSIQKPEVFFLPDLPTSPYFSRDAQKHDVELLERNFQTVLCEFEALYKAFSNCSLPQGWKLNSTPSGEWLTFYLVNQGVCVPRNCRKCPRTYRLLGSLRTCIGNNVFGNACISVLSPGTVITEHYGPTNIRIRCHLGLKTPSGCELVVGGEPQCWAEGRCLLFDDSFLHTAFHEGSAEDGPRVVFMVDLWHPNVAAAERQALDFIFAPGR